One part of the Eulemur rufifrons isolate Redbay chromosome 16, OSU_ERuf_1, whole genome shotgun sequence genome encodes these proteins:
- the TCF20 gene encoding transcription factor 20 isoform X1, with protein sequence MQSFREQSSYHGNQQSYPQEVHGSSRIEEFSPRQAQMFQNFGGAGGSSGGSGSGSGGGRRGAAAAAAAMTSETSGHQGYQSFRKEAGDFYYMAGNKDPVATGTPQPPQRRPSGPVQSYGPPQGSSFGNQYGNEGHVGQFQAQHSALGGVSHYQQDYTGPFSPGSAQYQQQASSQQQQQQVQQLRQQLYQSHQPLPQAAGQPASGSSHLQPMQRPSTLPSSATGYQLRVGQFGQHYQSSASSSTSSSFPSPQRFSQSGQSYDGSYSVNAGSQYEGHNVGSNAQAYGTQSNYSYQPQSMKNFEQAKIPQGTQQGQQQQQQQQQQQQQQQQQHPSQHVMQYTNAATKLPLQSQVGQYSQPEVPVRSPMQFHQNFSPISNPSPAASVVQSPSCSSTPSPLMQSGENLQCGQGSVPMGSRNRILQLMPQLSPTPSMLPSPNSHAAGFKGFGLEGVPEKRLTDPGLSSLSALSTQVANLPNTVQHMLLSDALTPQKKTSKRPSSSKKADSCTNSEGSSQPEEQLKSPMAESLDGGCSSSSEDQGERVRQLSGQSTSSDTTYKGGASEKAGSSPAPGAQNEPPRLSASPAAREEATSPGAKDTPSSSEGNPKVNEKTVGVIVSREAMTSRVEKPGGQDKGSQEDDPAATQRPPSNGGAKETSHASLPQPEAPGGGSKGNKNGDSNSNHNGEGNGQSGHSTVGPGFTGRTEPSKSPGSLRYSYKDSFGSAVPRNVSGFPQYPTGQEKGDFTGHGERKGRNEKFPSLLQEVLQGYHHHPDRRYSRSAQEHQGMASGLEGTTRPNVLVSQTNELASRGLLNKSIGSLLENPHWGPWERKSSSTAPEMKQINLADYPIPRKFEIEPQSSAHEPGGSLSERRSVICDISPLRQIVRDPGAHSLGHIGADTRIGRNERLNPSLSQSVILPGGLVSMETKLKSQSGQIKEEDFEQSKSQASFNNKKSGDHCHPASIKHESYRGNASPGAATHDPLSDYGPQDSRPTPMRRVPGRVGGREGMRGRSPSQYHDFAEKLKMSPGRSRGPGGDPHHMNPHMTFSERANRSSLHAPFSPNSESLASAYHTNTRAHAYGDPNAGLNSQLHYKRQMYQQQQEEYKDWSSTSAQGVIAAAQHRQEGPRKSPRQQQFLDRVRSPLKNDKDGMMYGPPVGTYHDPSAQEAGRCLMSSDGLPNKGMELKHGSQKLQESCWDLSRQTSPAKSSGPPGMSSQKRYGPPHETDGHGLAEATQSSKPSNVMLRLPGQEDHSSQNPLIMRRRVRSFISPIPSKRQSQDVKNSNTEDRGRLLHPSKEGTDKAFNSYAHLSHSQDIKSVPKRDSSKDLPNPDNRNCPAVTLTSPAKTKILPPRKGRGLKLEAIVQKITSPNIRRSASSNSAEAGGDTVTLDDILSLKSGPPEGGSVAVQDADMEKRKGEVVSDLVGPSNQELNIEKPLPRSSEEWRSGGDDKVKTETHPETVTTGKEPPGVMISATSQKPGSNQGRPDGSLGGTAPLIFPDSKNVPPVGILAPEANPKAEEKENDTVTVSPKQEGFPPKGYFPSGKKKGRPIGSVNKQKKQQQPPPPPPQPPQIPEGSADGEPKPKKQRQRRERRKPGAQPRKRKTKQAVPIVEPQEPEIKLKYATQPLDKTDAKNKSFFPYIHVVNKCELGAVCTIINAEEEEQTKLVRGRKGQRSLTPPPSSTESKALPASSFMLQGPVVTESSVVGHLVCCLCGKWASYRNMGDLFGPFYPQDYAATLPKNPPPKRASEMQSKVKVRHKSASNGSKTDTEEEEEQQQKEQRSLAAHPRFKRRHRSEDCGGGPRSLSRGLPCKKAATEGSSEKTALDSKPSVPTTSEGGPELELQIPELPLDSNEFWVHEGCILWANGIYLVCGRLYGLQEALEIAREMKCSHCQEAGATLGCYNKGCSFRYHYPCAIDADCLLHEENFSVRCPKHKAMGRVFFAKCKRTAVSTGGRWAIALRSWTLRRSFHTLAGCSQPPLRTTPCH encoded by the coding sequence ATGCAGTCCTTTCGGGAGCAAAGCAGTTACCACGGAAACCAGCAGAGCTACCCACAGGAGGTACACGGCTCATCCAGGATAGAAGAGTTCAGCCCTCGTCAGGCCCAGATGTTCCAGAATTTTGGGGGTGCAGGTGGCAGTAGTGgcggcagtggcagtggcagtggtggtggacGACgaggagcagcagctgctgctgcagcGATGACTAGTGAAACCTCTGGCCATCAAGGTTACCAGAGTTTCAGAAAAGAGGCTGGAGATTTTTACTATATGGCAGGCAACAAAGACCCTGTGGCTACAGGAACCCCACAGCCTCCTCAGCGAAGGCCTTCTGGGCCTGTGCAGAGCTATGGACCCCCCCAAGGGAGCAGCTTTGGCAATCAGTATGGGAACGAGGGTCATGTGGGCCAGTTTCAAGCACAGCACTCTGCTCTTGGTGGTGTGTCTCATTATCAGCAGGATTACACGGGGCCTTTCTCTCCAGGGAGTGCTCAGTACCAACAGCAGGCTTCCagccaacagcagcagcagcaagtaCAGCAGTTGAGACAACAGCTTTACCAATCCCATCAGCCTCTGCCACAAGCTGCTGGCCAGCCAGCGTCTGGCTCGTCTCATCTCCAGCCAATGCAGCGGCCTTCAACTCTGCCATCCTCTGCCACTGGTTACCAGTTAAGAGTAGGTCAGTTTGGCCAACACTACCAGtcttctgcttcctcctccacctcttcctccttcccttcaccACAGCGTTTTAGCCAGTCTGGACAGAGCTATGATGGCAGTTACAGTGTGAATGCTGGTTCCCAGTATGAAGGACATAATGTGGGTTCTAATGCACAGGCTTACGGCACACAATCAAATTACAGCTATCAGCCTCAATctatgaagaattttgaacaggCAAAGATTCCACAGGGGACTCAGCAggggcaacagcagcagcagcagcaacagcaacagcaacagcaacaacaacaacaacatcccTCTCAGCATGTGATGCAGTATACCAACGCAGCCACCAAGCTGCCCCTGCAAAGCCAGGTGGGGCAGTACAGCCAGCCCGAAGTTCCTGTGAGGTCCCCCATGCAGTTTCACCAGAACTTCAGCCCTATTTCTAACCCTTCTCCAGCTGCCTCTGTGGTACAGTCCCCAAGCTGTAGCTCTACCCCATCTCCTCTAATGCAGAGTGGGGAGAATCTCCAGTGTGGGCAAGGCAGTGTGCCCATGGGTTCCAGAAACAGAATTTTACAGTTAATGCCTCAACTCAGTCCAACTCCATCAATGCTGCCCAGTCCTAATTCTCATGCTGCAGGCTTCAAAGGGTTTGGACTAGAAGGGGTGCCAGAAAAGCGATTGACAGATCCTGGTTTAAGTAGTTTGAGTGCCCTGAGTACTCAAGTGGCTAATCTTCCTAATACTGTCCAACACATGTTACTTTCTGATGCCCTGACACCTCAGAAGAAGACCTCCAAGAGGCCCTCATCTTCTAAGAAAGCAGATAGCTGCACAAACTCTGAAGGTTCCTCACAGCCTGAAGAACAACTGAAGTCCCCTATGGCAGAGTCACTGGATGGGGGCTGCTCCAGCAGTTCGGAAGACCAAGGTGAGAGAGTACGGCAATTGAGTGGCCAGAGCACTAGCTCTGACACCACCTACAAGGGTGGAGCCTCAGAGAAAGCTGGCTCCTCACCAGCACCAGGTGCTCAGAATGAACCCCCCAGACTCAGTGCCAGCCCCGCAGCAAGAGAAGAGGCTACCTCGCCAGGTGCTAAGGACACACCGTCGTCATCCGAGGGGAACCCAAAAGTCAATGAGAAAACAGTTGGGGTGATTGTCTCCCGGGAAGCCATGACAAGTCGGGTAGAAAAGCCTGGTGGACAAGATAAAGGCTCCCAAGAGGATGATCCTGCAGCCACTCAAAGGCCACCTAGCAATGGTGGGGCAAAGGAAACCAGCCATGCCTCACTTCCACAGCCAGAGGCTCCAGGAGGAGGgagcaaaggaaacaagaatGGAGATAGCAACTCCAACCATAATGGAGAGGGAAATGGCCAGAGTGGCCACTCCACGGTGGGCCCTGGTTTTACAGGAAGAACTGAGCCTAGCAAATCTCCTGGAAGCCTACGCTATAGTTACAAAGATAGTTTTGGGTCAGCTGTGCCACGAAATGTCAGTGGCTTTCCTCAGTATCCTACAGGGCAAGAAAAGGGGGATTTCACTGGCCATGGAGAACGAAAGGGTAGAAATGAGAAGTTCCCGAGCCTCCTTCAGGAAGTGCTTCAGGgctaccaccaccaccctgaCCGGAGATATTCTAGGAGTGCTCAGGAGCATCAGGGGATGGCTAGTGGCCTAGAAGGAACCACAAGGCCCAATGTCTTAGTGAGTCAGACCAATGAATTAGCTAGCAGGGGCCTTCTGAACAAAAGCATTGGGTCTCTATTAGAAAACCCTCATTGGGGCCCCTGGGAAAGGAAATCAAGCAGCACGGCTCCCGAAATGAAACAGATCAATTTGGCTGACTATCCAATTCCTAGAAAGTTTGAAATAGAGCCTCAGTCATCAGCCCATGAGCCTGGGGGTTCCCTCTCTGAACGAAGATCAGTGATCTGTGATATTTCTCCATTAAGACAGATTGTCAGGGACCCGGGGGCTCACTCACTGGGACACATAGGTGCCGACACCAGAATTGGGAGGAATGAACGTCTCAATCCAAGTTTAAGTCAGTCGGTCATTCTTCCAGGTGGTTTAGTGTCCATGGAAACAAAGCTGAAATCCCAGAGCGGGCAGATAAAAGAAGAAGACTTTGAACAATCCAAATCCCAAGCTAGTTTCAACAACAAGAAATCTGGAGACCACTGCCATCCTGCTAGCATCAAGCACGAGTCTTACCGTGGCAATGCCAGCCCCGGAGCAGCAACCCATGATCCCCTTTCAGACTATGGCCCACAAGACAGCAGACCCACACCAATGCGGCGGGTCCCTGGCAGAGTTGGTGGTCGGGAGGGCATGAGAGGTCGGTCCCCTTCTCAGTATCATGACTTTGCAGAAAAATTGAAGATGTCTCCTGGGAGGAGCAGAGGCCCAGGGGGAGACCCTCATCACATGAATCCACACATGACCTTTTCAGAGAGGGCCAATAGGAGTTCTTTACATGCTCCATTTTCTCCCAACTCAGAAAGCCTGGCCTCTGCCTATCACACAAACACTCGGGCTCATGCTTATGGGGACCCTAATGCAGGTTTGAATTCTCAGCTCCATTATAAGAGACAGATGTACCAACAGCAGCAAGAGGAATATAAAGACTGGAGCAGCACTTCTGCTCAGGGAGTAATTGCTGCAGCACAGCACAGGCAGGAGGGGCCCCGGAAGAGCCCACGGCAGCAGCAGTTTCTTGACAGAGTACGGAGTCCtcttaaaaatgacaaagatggTATGATGTATGGCCCACCAGTAGGGACTTACCATGACCCCAGTGCTCAGGAGGCCGGGCGCTGCCTCATGTCCAGTGATGGTCTGCCTAACAAAGGCATGGAATTAAAGCATGGCTCCCAGAAGTTACAAGAATCTTGTTGGGATCTTTCTCGGCAAACTTCTCCAGCCAAAAGCAGTGGTCCTCCAGGAATGTCCAGTCAAAAAAGGTATGGGCCACCCCATGAGACTGATGGACATGGACTAGCTGAGGCTACACAGTCATCCAAACCTAGTAATGTTATGCTAAGGCTTCCAGGCCAAGAGGATCATTCTTCTCAAAACCCCTTAATCATGAGGAGGCGTGTCCGTTCTTTTATCTCTCCCATTCCCAGTAAGAGACAGTCACAAGATGTAAAGAACAGCAACACTGAAGATAGGGGGCGTCTCCTTCACCCATCAAAAGAAGGCACTGATAAAGCATTCAATTCCTATGCCCATCTTTCTCACAGTCAGGACATCAAGTCTGTCCCTAAGAGAGATTCCTCCAAGGACCTTCCAAATCCAGATAATAGAAACTGCCCTGCTGTTACCCTCACAAGCCCTGCTAAAACCAAAATACTGCCCCCACGTAAAGGACGGGGATTGAAATTGGAAGCTATAGTTCAGAAGATCACGTCCCCAAATATTAGGAGGAGTGCATCCTCGAACAGTGCAGAGGCTGGGGGAGACACGGTTACGCTTGATGACATCTTGTCTTTGAAAAGTGGTCCTCCAGAAGGTGGGAGTGTTGCTGTTCAGGATGCCGacatggagaagagaaaaggtgAGGTAGTATCTGACCTAGTAGGTCCATCAAACCAGGAGTTGAACATTGAGAAACCTCTTCCAAGGTCTTCAGAAGAGTGGCGTAGTGGTGGGGATGACAaagtgaagacagagacacatCCAGAAACGGTTACTACCGGAAAGGAACCCCCTGGTGTCATGATATCTGCAACCTCACAAAAGCCTGGTAGTAACCAAGGGAGACCAGATGGTTCCCTGGGTGGAACAGCACCTTTAATCTTTCCTGACTCAAAGAATGTACCTCCAGTGGGCATACTGGCCCCTGAGGCAAATCCCAAggctgaagagaaagagaatgatacGGTTACAGTTTCACCCAAACAAGAGGGTTTTCCTCCAAAAGGATATTTCCCATCAGGAAAGAAGAAGGGTAGACCCATTGGTAGTGTgaataagcaaaagaaacaacagCAGCCACCACCTCCACCCCCTCAGCCCCCTCAGATACCAGAAGGTTCTGCAGATGGAGAGCCAAAGCCAAAAAAACAGAggcaaaggagggagagaagaaagccTGGGGCCCAGCCAAGGAAGCGAAAAACCAAACAAGCAGTTCCCATTGTAGAACCCCAAGAACCTGAGATCAAACTCAAGTATGCCACCCAGCCACTGGATAAAACTGATGCCAAGAACAAGTCTTTTTTCCCTTATATCCATGTAGTAAATAAGTGTGAACTTGGAGCCGTTTGTACAATCATCAATGCTGAAGAAGAAGAACAGACCAAATTAGTGAGAGGTCGGAAGGGTCAGAGGTCACTGACCCCTCCACCCAGCAGCACTGAAAGCAAGGCACTCCCAGCTTCATCCTTCATGCTGCAGGGACCTGTTGTGACAGAGTCTTCTGTTGTGGGGCACCTGGTTTGCTGTCTCTGTGGCAAGTGGGCCAGTTACCGGAACATGGGTGACCTCTTTGGACCCTTTTATCCCCAGGATTATGCAGCCACTCTCCCGAAGAATCCACCTCCTAAGAGAGCCTCGGAAATGCAGAGCAAAGTGAAGGTACGGCACAAAAGTGCTTCTAATGGCTCCAAGACGGacactgaggaggaagaggagcagcagcAGAAGGAGCAGAGGAGCCTGGCCGCACATCCCAGGTTTAAGCGGCGCCACCGCTCTGAAGACTGTGGTGGAGGCCCTCGGTCCCTGTCCAGGGGGCTCCCTTGTAAAAAAGCAGCCACCGAGGGCAGCAGCGAAAAGACTGCTTTGGACTCAAAGCCCTCCGTGCCAACCACTTCAGAAGGTGGCCCTGAGCTGGAGTTACAAATCCCTGAACTACCTCTTGACAGCAATGAATTTTGGGTCCATGAGGGATGTATTCTCTGGGCCAATGGAATCTACCTGGTTTGTGGCAGGCTCTATGGCCTGCAGGAAGCGCTGGAAATAGCCAGAGAGATG